ATGTTGtactatgtaattttttttcaaaacatcttcatcttttttttttttttgctttcctCATCTTGATCTCCTCAACTTTAACAAATTAATTCTAATACAAATTCTTGATTTTTAAGAGAGGAAAACAAGATAGgtgattttgaaaattatatcataattttatcCATCATACTACTATTTATATatctaaatataattaaaaaatctaaacaaAATCATGAACaatctgaattttaaaataaatcttaaCAAATAAAAACAATGATAtcaattgaattatttaatttagcaTATCTTTCAAGGTTATTGAGTCAAATATTCAACAAAACAAGACAAATGTCTATTGCTTTTGCAATTCAATCCTCCAACTAATACTATAGGAAATACTTATCCAAAGCATAATAATTAATGGAGTGTATATACAATTAAGTAAAGTTCATGTATAATACATTAAATTCATATACACAACTATGCTCATCATGTCTCGTTCAGGGTTCCAGCTTATGCGTTTGTGGTGCATTTAAATGTccatggaaaaaaaaaacaaagctaCAGAAGTCCAGAAGATAGAACACAAGATTTCCATAATACAATGGTGCTATCAATGGTACTcatcaaattaattttcatacCGAAGAATATGCAATAAATACATTTGCTGTCAGAAACAATGTAATTGAATATGCATGATGAAATTTGCTGTGTATATTATATTCAAGGTGAGACCCCTACGCCAGAAGAATGAAAAAGTTTCTATGGCTTAACAAGCCCATATCAAGCACTTCAAATCTAATGAGTATGCATTCCTCTGGCCTGCAGAAGCGCAAATCACTCAAGCGGGTAACTCAAGCTTCACATTGTTCTTCCAGCTGCAAATTAACCATATATAATATCATCATTTTGTGCAATCATCAACACAACCCTTGATGGTTTATAAAGGCGGAAGCACTTACCTTCGGAAGTAATAATAGAAGAAATCAGCATATAGTAATGTCTGGACAATTCCTGATATCCAAGCTGCAAGAGAAGATAAATTATGAAATTCAAAAATACACCAGGGGAGGGTGTGAGGGAGGCAAGGGAGAAGCAAGACACACTTATCCAGTGGACATAGTGTTCCTCAGTAAAGTAGCGATAAGTCCAGTTTAATATGTAGAGTGCTCTATATGCCCTGCATCACAACTCAGACATGGACAGGTTAAGAACATTTAATCTCTTTAGACATTCAGAGAATTCCAATTTTCTTTATCGGGGTTCATGCCCACATAATATTAGAAACTCTTTTCCAATGAAAAAATCCCATTTCCTTGGGGAAATTCAAACTTTTTTCATATGTGGATATGTTACTTGGCGAGCACTAAAAAGAATTATATACTcctcaatataaaaaatatacataaagaTGCATAATGCAATACAAACATACCCAAGGAGAAAGACATATTGTCCTGTCAAGTTGTCAATGTTTCTTGTTCTTTGCAGCAAAACAAGCTGAGGAAGTATTGCAACAGCTTCCAGATACAAGGAAAACGTCCACATTATCTGCTCAAGCATAAAATATTACACCCTTATTAATTTCTCAATAGAGATACATTCATCTATATCAATGATACACTGATTTCCTGTTTAATTAGCAGTAACTATTATAAGAACAAAAGATTGCAGAAGAATGCAACAGAATGGAAAGATGATCTCTTACCTCTGTGAAGGTAAACTTTTCATGAATTAATAAGGCCAAAATTAGGCAGGGCAACACAAGAAAATAATGGCGAAATGTGTCTTGGTCCTTGTCATAGGATTTTCGAACCAGCCTGTGTCGTCGTATGTACCAAACAATAGAGAAAGAGCTTCCGAGGAATATTAACTTCATCACGGTATTATAAAATGATATGAAACTGGTAAATATATCCAAGTAGCGAGTTACAAATACAAGGGCATACAGTTCCTGAGTCTTCAAAGAAATCCCTGTAAATGGCAGGAAGGTGAAAATTACAAGACTGCAACAAATGAATAACATAAAACAGCTTGTCACAGCCATGAATAAATGccgaaaataaaaaggaaaaagaactcTAGGAAATAttacagagaaaaaaaaaacaattccaATCAAGTACATAAATGTATGAGACAATTGTCAATCGATGCACGAACGATAATTATGCACGATAGTAACCTCCATTATTCTACTTGTAAATTTGGcatttttatataatgtttATCTATCTTATCCATTATATCTAGCCAAGCAACAATGAAGCCAAACAGTGTTCTCAACAAAGTTGCCTGCAAGACATTCATAAACACATTGCATGATTGGCATAGAACTGGGAAAGTTTTATGGTTTCTTCAGATTTGAAATCAAAACAAAGACCCACAAACTTTATCAACCGTTAAAATTTTGCCAATGGATGGAAGTTTCTACATGCCATTGATTGGTAGCTAAATTGCAGGAAACAAACAAAAACAAAGCTGAAATTAAACACAAATCCCGCAAATAAATTTAtctaattaaatgaaaataaatcgtTCAAAGAGTCTAAAAAACACAACCATTGGGGACAAAAAATCAAAGAGAGAAGAAAACAATGTAGATAGATACCAGCACAGGATTTGATGGTGTGGATCTTGAGGAGCAAAACAAGAACACTGACCAAATGGGTCATGTCCCCAGCGAATCTGAACAAATTCATCTTCGGtagatttataattaattatgatatatGTATAGCTCTCTGCTTTTGGGGTCAACCGGAAAATGCCTCGCCGGAAAAATCCAGCTTAATTTTCTCAGATCTCCGATTGACCCAAagcataaaagtaaaaaaaaaaaaaaagctcccAAACTGTTTTTCcgtttcttcttcctcttcactgtatttttttttttttttaaaaatggaaATCAGATATCTCTTAATGGGCCAGTTCTGGCCCATCTTTTTTTCAGCTTTGTCTAATGACCCGTAATGTATAAAGCTTAAATCCGTTTATAGTAGTCTAACccgtttagtttttttttttttttcatttttttataatttattttatttatcttttgtaTTCAAATATTTGTCTGTTTTAATTTgtgattatattttaaatatactattatttggtatactttaaaaatattttttttatcataagtataatatattagagttgtaatttatgtattatgcttattaaaattatgtatttcTTTGAACTTCATAAGATTAGTTTTCTTatagttaatttaattaatgtacatttttttataatttattaataaaattaatatgtaaatttgaattatagtattatttttgtttaattattttaatgtcTAAAATTTTCAGATGTTCGGTATTTCAGATGTTTGTTCGGTCAATTTGGccgctattttttttaaagcagaAAATGAAAGATCAAATGCTACACCAGTAAGCTTAGATGGTAGAAACAAAGAGGACTTCAACTTCTAACAAAATTGTACAAGCATCTTTCTTCAGATGAGGGCAATATAGCTCCTGCTTAAAAGCGAGACATGAACTAAGAAGTAAATGAGAGGACAAGTAATAAAAGGGAAATGGGTATCAAGTTTTTTGCTGTCATTAGCCCAATTGAAGCTTTAGAATTATCTGTAGGTAGTGGTGGAGTCATCCCACTTCCAGGATTCAGTCCAGCAGTACCAT
The genomic region above belongs to Manihot esculenta cultivar AM560-2 chromosome 3, M.esculenta_v8, whole genome shotgun sequence and contains:
- the LOC110610835 gene encoding ER lumen protein-retaining receptor isoform X2, translated to MNLFRFAGDMTHLVSVLVLLLKIHTIKSCAGISLKTQELYALVFVTRYLDIFTSFISFYNTVMKLIFLGSSFSIVWYIRRHRLVRKSYDKDQDTFRHYFLVLPCLILALLIHEKFTFTEIMWTFSLYLEAVAILPQLVLLQRTRNIDNLTGQYVFLLGAYRALYILNWTYRYFTEEHYVHWITWISGIVQTLLYADFFYYYFRSWKNNVKLELPA
- the LOC110610835 gene encoding ER lumen protein-retaining receptor isoform X1, whose protein sequence is MNLFRFAGDMTHLVSVLVLLLKIHTIKSCAGISLKTQELYALVFVTRYLDIFTSFISFYNTVMKLIFLGSSFSIVWYIRRHRLVRKSYDKDQDTFRHYFLVLPCLILALLIHEKFTFTEIMWTFSLYLEAVAILPQLVLLQRTRNIDNLTGQYVFLLGAYRALYILNWTYRYFTEEHYVHWISVSCFSLASLTPSPGVFLNFIIYLLLQLGYQELSRHYYMLISSIITSEAGRTM